A genomic window from Streptomyces brevispora includes:
- the fabF gene encoding beta-ketoacyl-ACP synthase II: protein MATDRTTNRDRTRVVITGWGMVTPLGLDATTTWEGLLAGRSGIGPITQVEAGDLPVQIAGEVKGFDAAQHLPYKVVRRTDPYARYALVAAQEALKHSKLVIDESNADRVGVLMGSGYGPMKSIADHVRDLDAKGPRAVSPLAAVTGAIDSAPGEISMATGARGPSRAVSSACASGTDAIGEATRWIRTGASDVVIAGGADDIVTRVDIAGSGNARALSGRPGDPTEASRPFDEDRAGFVMAAGSGVVILESAEHALARGAQILAEVVGYGASSDAYHWTAPHPEGVSARRAMREALHDAGLAPGDVGYVNAHGTGTQLNDKSELNSLRAVFGTHIESIPVSSTKSMTGHMIGAAGAVEAIIGALVINEGSVPPTVNCERPIDPSVNFVAHTAQAHDVDVVMSNSFGFGGHNAVIVIRRWAA from the coding sequence ATGGCGACGGACCGCACGACGAACAGAGACCGCACCAGGGTCGTCATCACCGGCTGGGGCATGGTTACTCCGCTCGGTCTGGACGCCACGACCACCTGGGAGGGACTTCTCGCAGGACGCAGCGGCATCGGACCCATCACCCAGGTCGAGGCCGGCGACCTGCCCGTGCAGATCGCCGGCGAGGTCAAGGGGTTCGACGCCGCCCAGCACCTCCCGTACAAGGTGGTCCGCCGCACCGACCCGTACGCCCGCTACGCGCTGGTCGCCGCGCAGGAGGCCTTGAAGCACTCCAAGCTCGTCATCGACGAGTCCAACGCCGACCGGGTGGGCGTCCTGATGGGCAGCGGCTACGGCCCGATGAAGTCCATCGCCGACCACGTCCGCGACCTCGACGCCAAGGGCCCCCGCGCGGTCTCGCCCCTGGCGGCCGTCACCGGTGCCATCGACAGCGCCCCCGGCGAGATCAGCATGGCCACCGGCGCCCGGGGACCGTCCCGGGCCGTCAGCAGCGCGTGCGCGTCGGGCACCGACGCCATCGGCGAGGCCACCCGCTGGATCCGCACCGGGGCGAGCGACGTCGTCATCGCGGGCGGCGCGGACGACATCGTCACCCGCGTCGACATCGCGGGTAGCGGCAACGCCCGCGCACTGTCCGGACGGCCGGGCGACCCCACGGAGGCGTCGCGGCCCTTCGACGAGGACCGGGCCGGCTTCGTGATGGCCGCCGGGTCGGGCGTGGTGATCCTGGAGTCGGCCGAGCACGCCCTGGCGCGTGGCGCGCAGATCCTCGCCGAGGTCGTCGGATACGGCGCGAGCTCGGACGCGTACCACTGGACGGCCCCCCACCCGGAGGGCGTCTCCGCGCGTCGTGCCATGCGGGAGGCCCTGCACGACGCGGGCCTCGCCCCGGGCGACGTCGGCTACGTCAACGCGCACGGCACCGGCACCCAGCTCAACGACAAGAGTGAACTCAACTCGCTGCGGGCCGTGTTCGGCACGCATATCGAGTCCATCCCGGTCAGCTCCACCAAGTCGATGACCGGCCACATGATCGGCGCAGCGGGCGCGGTCGAGGCCATCATCGGGGCCCTCGTCATCAACGAGGGATCGGTTCCGCCCACCGTCAACTGCGAACGCCCGATCGACCCCTCGGTCAACTTCGTCGCGCACACCGCGCAGGCGCACGACGTCGACGTGGTCATGAGCAACTCGTTCGGCTTCGGCGGCCACAACGCGGTCATCGTGATCCGCCGCTGGGCCGCTTAG